In one Silene latifolia isolate original U9 population chromosome 10, ASM4854445v1, whole genome shotgun sequence genomic region, the following are encoded:
- the LOC141607132 gene encoding uncharacterized protein LOC141607132, giving the protein MVNMMMMSKSSMLWLALAAILVAIGVSNDNKPIISLNGTTMGTPTLCGNLGANISGCGNITSNPDSNITIGNTVVSGDLNTDKQSTSQWIHLQISYGSFLVDVTCVYGFNHPAQRVPLWDFLSTRVTCPIPWLVLGDINCVRTIDERISYDPPNLIAMEDFNLAIDAAGLEELKSQGCWFTWTNKQDQNDRKWMRLDRALANVPWFLAFPTTFVEALAPGISDHSPLVVSFGTSLRPKKFSFTYLNCWGQHRQFKDLVCKEWKTSIKGCAMYQMVQHLRNLKKQLRGLHKANYSSIQAKVLEVEQQLFTCQQQLQQNPSNSFLHQEEKSLSQEYCRLKNVELSIAYQRAKEFDIKMGDASTSISKVMGMNGNICTEFGDISKAFLEYYMSLLGTDEPVADFDDMVMQSGPCLSASEGLSLLDPVTPAEGNFTAAILDFFATGKLLKEVNSTLISLIPKGNAPNTVLDFRPISCCTILYKTIVRFEMTRLKRVMPSLVGIEQAAFISDRSIFDNTMLANELFLKHILPLFGLPSKFCQWTSTLVTSSRFSLKINGSTEGFFEGRRGLRQGDPLSPLLFVLGMEVLTRLLKQMKQVPQFSHHPKCVKLELSHLIFADDLLVFVRGDYPSVLAVKHCLDTFSSYSGLTPNPSKTNIYFAGVRGTVKNSILQATGYVEGKFPFRYLGTPLHSSRLTKDLFQPLMAKIRSKLGYWASLHLTYAGKVHLINSAIFGLESFWCACLLLPKGVISEIEKNCRQFLWGSDGNRRLVFFSWSKVCRSRIQGGFDIREVLGWNKTLLLKMFWSYNHSCTSIWLQWSREYIFKQSSGWDLVAATCSSPIWRQVLSIRDEFISKVGSETKAKRLFQVWAANGKLPLQDVYSIFHGTHHELRWMAPILDGIVLPKHAFVATLAAQNALATVDNVCKRGVLIVNRCVLCLKDAETCAHLFFGCPYSKALMQQVLIWQGTTRQVLSLKHELYKLALSRNRSWRSKLARCSFLIVIYFLWQERNLRVFDGVRRDVSVLLKQIKYVVCVRMYAWSNGIYNSQMLQLLLG; this is encoded by the exons CAAAGCACCAGTCAGTGGATTCATCTTCAAATTTCCTATGGTTCGTTTCTTGTGGATGTTACCTGTGTGTATGGGTTCAATCACCCTGCACAAAGGGTTCCCCTCTGGGATTTTCTTTCTACTAGAGTCACTTGCCCTATTCCTTGGCTTGTCTTGGGAGATATCAACTGTGTTCGTACTATTGATGAGAGAATTAGTTATGACCCTCCTAATCTTATTGCTATGGAGGATTTTAATTTGGCTATTGATGCTGCGGGTTTGGAGGAGCTTAAATCTCAAGGGTGTTGGTTCACTTGGACAAATAAGCAAGATCAAAATGATAGAAAGTGGATGCGTTTGGATAGAGCTCTGGCAAATGTCCCCTGGTTCTTGGCTTTCCCTACTACGTTTGTGGAGGCTCTTGCACCTGGGATTTCTGACCACTCACCTCTGGTTGTCTCCTTTGGGACAAGTCTTCGCCCTAAGAAATTCTCTTTCACTTATCTTAATTGCTGGGGCCAGCACAGGCAGTTTAAGGATCTTGTTTGCAAAGAATGGAAAACTTCTATTAAAGGGTGTGCAATGTACCAGATGGTTCAGCATTTGCGTAATTTGAAGAAGCAGTTAAGGGGGCTGCACAAGGCCAATTATAGTAGTATCCAGGCCAAAGTCCTGGAGGTAGAACAACAACTGTTTACCTGCCAACAACAATTGCAACAGAATCCTAGTAACTCTTTTCTTCATCAAGAAGAGAAGTCTCTTAGTCAAGAGTATTGCAGGCTTAAAAATGTGGAGCTCAGCATTGCTTATCAAAGAGCAAAGGAGTTTGATATTAAAATGGGGGATGCTAGTACTTC TATTAGCAAGGTTATGGGTATGAATGGTAATATTTGCACTGAGTTTGGTGATATTTCAAAGGCTTTTCTGGAATATTACATGAGTCTCCTTGGTACTGATGAACCAGTGGCGGATTTTGATGATATGGTTATGCAATCTGGACCTTGTCTCAGTGCTTCTGAGGGACTTTCTCTTCTTGATCCTGTCACTCCTGCAGAG GGGAACTTTACAGCTGCTATACTTGATTTCTTTGCTACGGGTAAGCTGCTAAAAGAGGTTAATTCAACTCTTATCTCGCTCATCCCAAAAGGAAATGCCCCAAACACTGTATTGGATTTTAGACCCATTTCTTGTTGCACCATTCTCTACAAGACAATCGTAAGATTCGAAATGACTAGACTAAAAAGAGTCATGCCCTCTCTGGTGGGGATTGAACAGGCTGCATTTATTTCTGACAGATCCATTTTTGATAATACCATGCTTGCTAATGAGCTT TTCTTGAAACACATTCTGCCTCTTTTTGGTCTTCCGTCTAAATTTTGTCAGTGGACTTCTACTCTTGTTACTAGCTCGCGATTTTCCCTGAAAATAAATGGTAGTACTGAGGGTTTTTTTGAAGGAAGAAGAGGGCTAAGGCAAGGGGATCCTCTCTCCCCCTTGCTCTTTGTTCTTGGTATGGAAGTACTTACTAGGCTTTTAAAGCAAATGAAACAAGTTCCTCAATTTAGTCATCATCCTAAATGTGTAAAGCTGGAACTGTCCCATTTGATTTTTGCGGATGATTTATTGGTGTTTGTAAGAGGAGACTACCCCTCTGTCTTGGCTGTCAAGCATTGTTTGGATACTTTCTCGAGCTACTCTGGCCTCACCCCAAATCCTAGCAAGACCAACATTTATTTTGCTGGGGTAAGGGGTACTGTCAAAAATAGCATTCTACAGGCTACAGGTTATGTTGAAGGCAAGTTTCCTTTCAGATATTTGGGCACACCTCTCCACTCCTCCAGGCTCACTAAAGATTTGTTCCAACCTTTGATGGCTAAAATCCGGAGCAAGCTTGGGTATTGGGCTAGTCTTCATCTTACTTATGCTGGCAAGGTGCATTTGATAAATTCTGCTATTTTTGGCCTTGAGTCTTTCTGGTGTGCGTGCTTGCTTCTTCCAAAGGGGGTTATTTctgaaattgaaaaaaattgtAGACAATTCTTATGGGGGTCTGATGGTAATCGCAGGCTTGTGTTTTTTAGCTGGTCCAAGGTTTGTAGGAGTAGGATTCAAGGAGGGTTTGATATCAGAGAAGTACTCGGCTGGAACAAAACGCTTTTGCTGAAAATGTTTTGGTCTTATAATCACTCTTGTACTTCCATCTGGCTCCAATGGTCCAGGGAGTACATCTTCAAGCAGTCATCTGGTTGGGACCTTGTTGCTGCTACATGCTCCTCTCCTATTTGGCGGCAGGTCCTATCCATCAGAGACGAGTTTATCTCTAAGGTAGGCTCTGAAACTAAGGCTAAACGCCTATTCCAGGTTTGGGCTGCAAACGGCAAGCTGCCATTACAGGATGTGTATTCTATTTTCCATGGGACCCACCATGAGCTTAGATGGATGGCCCCCATCCTGGATGGCATTGTTCTCCCCAAGCATGCTTTTGTTGCGACTCTAGCTGCCCAAAATGCCCTTGCTACTGTCGACAATGTCTGTAAGCGAGGGGTCCTCATTGTTAACAGGTGTGTGCTTTGTCTTAAGGATGCTGAAACCTGCGCTCATCTGTTCTTTGGTTGTCCCTATTCCAAAGCTTTGATGCAGCAGGTTTTGATTTGGCAAGGAACAACTCGGCAAGTTTTGAGCTTAAAGCATGAACTTTATAAACTTGCTCTTAGTAGGAATAGGTCCTGGAGATCCAAGCTTGCTAGGTGCTCTTTTCTCATTGTCATCTATTTTTTGTGGCAAGAGCGTAATTTAAGAGTTTTTGATGGGGTGCGTAGAGATGTAAGTGTGTTGCTAAAGCAGATTAAATACGTTGTTTGTGTCCGTATGTATGCTTGGAGTAATGGGATATACAATTCCCAAATGCTCCAATTACTTCTAGGGTGA